One stretch of Tenacibaculum sp. MAR_2010_89 DNA includes these proteins:
- a CDS encoding alpha/beta fold hydrolase has protein sequence MEILHSRIVGEGIPLIILHGYFGMGDNWKSHANKLANDGFEVHLIDQRNHGRSFHSDFFEYELMVEDLRIYVEFHKIEKLHLLGHSMGGKTAMLFATEYDELVDKLIIADISPKTYPPHHNDILAALNSVDFTIQNSRKLVDEKLAELIPQAGVRQFLLKSLYWKEKGKLDYRFNLKSLTENNNEVGVALPSFTVFEGETLFLSGENSGYISKEDEPLIMAHFPKSIIQTIKNAGHWLHAENPNDFYQEVIGFLLD, from the coding sequence ATGGAAATTTTACATTCACGAATTGTAGGAGAGGGAATACCGTTAATTATTTTGCATGGCTATTTTGGTATGGGAGATAATTGGAAAAGTCACGCTAATAAACTGGCTAATGACGGTTTTGAAGTTCATCTAATAGATCAACGAAACCATGGACGTAGTTTTCATTCAGATTTTTTTGAATATGAATTAATGGTAGAAGATTTACGAATTTATGTAGAGTTCCATAAAATAGAAAAGCTACATTTATTAGGGCATTCCATGGGAGGGAAGACTGCAATGTTGTTTGCTACTGAATATGATGAGTTAGTTGATAAATTAATAATAGCTGATATTTCACCAAAAACTTACCCACCACATCATAATGATATTTTAGCAGCATTAAATTCCGTTGATTTTACTATTCAGAATTCTAGAAAATTGGTTGATGAGAAATTAGCAGAATTAATACCGCAAGCTGGAGTTCGTCAGTTTTTATTAAAAAGTCTTTATTGGAAAGAGAAAGGAAAATTAGATTATCGTTTTAATTTGAAATCGTTAACGGAGAATAATAATGAAGTAGGAGTAGCATTACCTTCGTTTACTGTTTTTGAAGGTGAAACATTATTTTTATCAGGAGAGAACTCTGGTTATATTTCTAAAGAAGATGAACCTTTAATAATGGCTCATTTTCCAAAATCTATAATTCAAACAATAAAAAATGCTGGGCATTGGTTGCATGCTGAAAATCCAAATGATTTTTATCAAGAAGTAATAGGTTTTTTATTGGATTAA
- a CDS encoding pyridoxine 5'-phosphate synthase: MAKLSVNINKIATLRNSRGGNVPNLLKVAQDVQDFGAEGITIHPRPDERHIRYQDAYDLKSIVTTEYNIEGNPIKQFMDLVLAIKPTQVTLVPDGENVLTSNAGWDTVKHQSYLQEVISEFKKEGIRTSIFIDTDSKLIEAAAKTGADRIELYTEDFASGFEKGNTEAIKPYTKAAVLAHDLGLGINAGHDLNLENIQFFKQNIPNLAEVSIGHALISESIYLGIQNVVNMYLHKLQS; the protein is encoded by the coding sequence ATGGCAAAGTTAAGTGTAAATATAAATAAAATTGCAACATTACGTAACTCAAGAGGAGGTAATGTACCTAATTTACTTAAGGTAGCACAAGATGTTCAAGATTTTGGTGCTGAAGGAATAACTATCCACCCAAGGCCAGATGAGCGACATATACGTTATCAGGATGCTTATGATTTAAAGTCTATCGTTACTACTGAGTATAATATTGAAGGAAATCCAATTAAGCAGTTTATGGATTTGGTGTTAGCAATTAAGCCAACGCAAGTAACTTTAGTTCCGGATGGAGAAAATGTACTTACATCTAATGCAGGGTGGGATACTGTTAAGCACCAATCATATTTACAAGAAGTAATTTCAGAATTTAAAAAAGAAGGAATTAGAACTTCTATTTTTATAGATACAGATTCAAAATTAATAGAAGCAGCGGCAAAAACTGGAGCAGATAGAATAGAGTTGTATACAGAAGATTTTGCTAGTGGATTTGAAAAAGGGAATACTGAAGCTATAAAGCCATATACTAAAGCTGCGGTTTTAGCTCATGATTTAGGTTTAGGAATCAACGCAGGACATGATTTAAATTTAGAAAACATTCAGTTTTTTAAACAAAATATTCCAAATTTAGCAGAAGTTTCTATAGGACATGCATTAATTTCTGAGAGTATATATTTAGGTATTCAGAATGTTGTAAATATGTATTTACATAAATTGCAAAGTTAA
- a CDS encoding phage holin family protein — MKIFLKLLLTAIAVIVLAAILPGITVTNYVTAFIVSITISLLNMFVKPLLIFFTLPATIITLGLFLFVINAIIIILAGKLVSGFVVSGFFTALIFSVLLSVFRSFLFSLMKEENK; from the coding sequence ATGAAAATATTTTTAAAATTACTACTAACAGCCATAGCGGTAATTGTGTTGGCTGCAATTTTACCAGGAATTACAGTTACTAATTATGTAACAGCATTTATTGTTTCCATAACAATTTCATTATTAAATATGTTTGTAAAACCTCTTCTTATATTTTTTACGTTACCAGCAACTATAATAACTCTTGGGTTGTTTTTATTTGTTATTAATGCAATAATTATAATTTTGGCAGGTAAATTAGTAAGTGGTTTTGTAGTAAGTGGATTTTTTACGGCATTAATATTTAGTGTATTATTGTCAGTTTTTAGATCGTTTTTATTCTCTCTAATGAAAGAAGAGAATAAATAA
- a CDS encoding NAD(P)H-dependent oxidoreductase, with amino-acid sequence MKQILLINGHPDKQSFNHALCDSYKKGTKKTNVIIDQINIVDLNFNSNLKFGYRKRTELETDLINAINKIKKADHIVWFFPLWWAGYPAIMKGFIDRFFLPGITFEPVNGKPFPKKLLKGKTARIVITSDTPSWYDYLFMKRPAINQFKKGTLQFCGIKPVKITYLSVIKNSTEKHRDKWLNKLYSLGEKLK; translated from the coding sequence ATGAAACAGATTTTACTCATAAATGGACATCCTGACAAACAAAGTTTCAATCATGCTTTATGTGATTCGTATAAAAAAGGGACAAAAAAAACAAATGTAATAATTGATCAAATTAACATAGTAGATTTAAATTTTAATTCAAATTTAAAATTTGGCTACAGGAAAAGAACAGAACTGGAAACTGATTTAATAAATGCGATTAATAAAATTAAAAAAGCAGATCATATTGTTTGGTTTTTTCCTTTATGGTGGGCAGGCTACCCTGCTATTATGAAAGGCTTTATAGACAGGTTTTTTTTGCCTGGTATAACTTTTGAACCTGTAAATGGAAAACCTTTTCCTAAAAAACTTTTAAAAGGAAAAACAGCAAGAATTGTAATTACCTCAGATACTCCTAGTTGGTATGACTATTTATTTATGAAAAGACCAGCAATTAATCAATTCAAAAAAGGAACTCTTCAGTTTTGTGGTATAAAACCTGTTAAAATCACTTATTTATCCGTTATTAAAAATTCAACAGAAAAACATCGAGATAAATGGCTTAATAAACTATATAGCTTAGGTGAAAAATTAAAATAA
- the bamA gene encoding outer membrane protein assembly factor BamA: MNKYSYLIALFITTFITVNAQSQDIIVKDSTKTNGVIPYEKGKDYILGGITVTGLQKFSEQTVRIYTGLVNGQPVKLPGDKLTSAIKKLYESKQFSEVDVYLSKLDGNTVYLQFDVTELPQLSNVVITGVSKSKAKDIRKETELKKGMMVTDNLIVTTRNYIKKKYTDKGYLKTKVSLETKKDTSDVNAISMKIFIDRGNRIKIKEINFTGNKAMSAGALRSAMKNTKRKFFGRFWKSSKYILEDYKKDLENILEKYSEKGYRDARILSDKVTWNDDNTINLEIKLEEGRQYRFGDILFVGNKNYTDSQLQNLLRIEKGDVYNGKVLKERISGDGTPSSQDIQTLYHNNGYLFSQINAVETKVKNDSITVEVRIREDEQATIKKVTVVGNDKTNDHVIFRELRVKPGDLFSRQNIIRSIREIGQLGFFDTNVTPNVTPNYQDKTANIEFSVAEKGGSQIELQGGYGGGSFIGTLGLSFNNFSIRNIFNKEAYKPLPMGDGQSLSLRLQASRTFNTYSFSFTEPWLGGKTPQSLSFSVYLSNQYRYNFTTNSVNKDESLSIIGASIGLGKRLKWPDDYFTLSQNISYQRIDLQNYGYRVGSSNAVLSEGDLNNLAYTAALSRNSTGPSLIFPTYGSEFTIRAKATLPYSLINGKDYTRPSDLIQGSPEEQAYFADKYKWLEYYKLSAKGKWYTELAKKLVLMSNFEIGYLGSYNSNLGLTPVERYFVGGDGIAQGQLDGRETIGLRGYENNRISSIDGGSIYNKFQLEVRYSITDKPSASIYTLGFLEAGNSYDNFSNFNPFRLKRSAGVGVRIFMPAFGLLGIDFAHGFDPLPGLEGINALKSGWQTHFIIGRQF; the protein is encoded by the coding sequence ATGAATAAATATTCATATTTAATAGCATTATTTATTACTACTTTTATAACAGTAAATGCTCAAAGTCAAGACATAATAGTTAAAGACAGTACCAAAACAAATGGTGTTATTCCTTACGAAAAAGGAAAAGATTATATACTAGGAGGCATAACTGTTACTGGACTTCAAAAATTCAGCGAACAAACTGTTAGAATTTATACTGGTCTAGTAAATGGACAACCAGTAAAACTTCCAGGTGATAAACTTACAAGTGCTATAAAAAAACTGTATGAAAGTAAACAATTTAGTGAAGTAGATGTATACTTATCTAAGTTAGATGGAAATACAGTATACCTTCAATTTGATGTAACTGAACTCCCACAACTATCAAATGTAGTTATTACTGGTGTAAGCAAATCAAAAGCAAAAGATATTAGAAAAGAGACTGAGTTAAAAAAAGGTATGATGGTAACTGACAACCTTATTGTAACTACTCGTAATTATATTAAGAAAAAATATACAGATAAAGGGTATTTAAAAACAAAAGTATCATTAGAAACTAAAAAAGATACTTCTGATGTAAATGCCATTAGCATGAAAATTTTTATAGACAGAGGTAATCGTATAAAAATTAAAGAAATTAACTTTACTGGTAACAAAGCTATGTCAGCTGGTGCTTTAAGAAGTGCTATGAAAAACACCAAGCGTAAGTTTTTTGGTCGTTTTTGGAAATCATCAAAATATATTTTAGAAGACTATAAAAAAGATCTTGAAAATATACTTGAAAAGTATAGCGAAAAAGGATATAGAGATGCTAGAATATTATCAGATAAAGTAACCTGGAATGATGACAATACTATTAACCTTGAAATAAAGTTAGAAGAAGGTCGCCAATATCGTTTCGGAGATATTTTATTCGTAGGAAATAAAAATTATACTGATTCTCAACTACAAAACTTATTACGTATTGAAAAAGGAGATGTTTACAATGGAAAAGTATTGAAAGAACGTATTTCTGGAGATGGTACACCAAGCTCTCAGGATATCCAAACACTTTATCATAATAATGGGTATTTATTTTCTCAAATAAACGCTGTTGAAACTAAAGTTAAAAATGATTCAATTACAGTTGAAGTTCGAATTAGAGAAGATGAACAAGCAACAATAAAAAAAGTAACTGTTGTTGGAAATGATAAAACTAATGACCATGTTATTTTTAGAGAATTACGTGTAAAGCCAGGAGACTTATTTAGTCGTCAAAACATTATACGTTCTATCCGTGAAATTGGTCAATTAGGATTCTTTGACACCAATGTTACTCCTAATGTTACTCCTAATTATCAAGATAAAACTGCTAATATTGAATTCTCTGTCGCTGAAAAAGGTGGTAGCCAGATAGAATTACAAGGTGGTTATGGTGGTGGCTCATTTATTGGTACTTTAGGTTTATCTTTTAATAATTTTTCTATAAGAAACATTTTCAATAAAGAGGCCTATAAACCTTTACCTATGGGTGACGGACAAAGTCTATCACTACGTTTACAAGCAAGTAGAACTTTTAATACATATAGTTTTTCTTTTACTGAGCCATGGTTAGGTGGTAAAACTCCACAATCTTTATCGTTTTCTGTATATCTGTCAAATCAATATAGGTATAACTTTACTACCAACTCAGTTAATAAAGATGAAAGCTTGAGTATTATTGGTGCTTCTATTGGTTTAGGTAAACGTTTAAAATGGCCTGATGATTACTTTACATTATCTCAAAACATTAGTTACCAACGTATAGACTTACAAAATTACGGATACAGAGTAGGTTCATCAAATGCAGTTTTAAGTGAAGGTGATTTAAATAACTTAGCTTATACAGCTGCTTTAAGCCGTAATTCAACAGGACCTAGTTTAATTTTCCCTACTTATGGTTCAGAGTTTACTATTAGAGCAAAAGCAACGCTTCCTTATTCTTTAATTAATGGTAAAGATTATACAAGACCTTCTGATTTAATTCAAGGATCTCCAGAAGAACAAGCATATTTTGCTGATAAATATAAATGGTTAGAGTATTATAAACTTTCTGCAAAAGGAAAATGGTATACTGAATTAGCTAAAAAATTAGTATTAATGTCTAATTTTGAAATAGGATATTTAGGAAGTTATAATAGTAATTTAGGCTTAACACCAGTTGAAAGATATTTTGTAGGTGGTGATGGTATTGCTCAAGGGCAATTAGATGGAAGAGAAACAATTGGTTTAAGAGGTTATGAAAATAATAGAATATCATCTATTGATGGTGGTTCTATATATAATAAATTTCAGTTAGAAGTTCGTTATTCAATAACAGATAAACCATCTGCATCTATTTATACTTTAGGTTTTTTAGAGGCTGGAAATTCATATGACAATTTTAGCAATTTTAATCCGTTTAGGTTAAAGCGTTCAGCTGGAGTGGGTGTTCGTATCTTTATGCCTGCTTTTGGGTTATTAGGAATCGATTTCGCACATGGATTTGATCCTTTACCCGGGTTAGAAGGTATAAACGCTTTAAAATCTGGTTGGCAAACACATTTTATTATTGGAAGACAGTTCTAA
- a CDS encoding DUF6089 family protein, with translation MKKQILFILFSIASIVSQAQSHEIGVLLGGSNFIGDIGRTNYIYPNKIGGGIIYKYNLNPRIALRGTYTYIPVSAKDSDAENAFRQNNGRTFSNNIHEFAAGIEFNFYDYNIGDHRTSYTPYIFAEVATFNYKSPARAVSNNIIELKNKFSYSAPVGIGIKGLLVNNLAIAFEIGARFTFADDIDYSTPDISSLNFGGNGNDWYVFSGLSIVYTFGRPQCYNGLTE, from the coding sequence ATGAAAAAACAAATTTTATTCATATTATTTTCAATTGCTTCAATTGTTTCACAGGCTCAAAGCCATGAAATAGGGGTCTTGTTAGGGGGCTCAAACTTCATAGGTGACATAGGAAGAACTAACTATATTTACCCAAATAAAATAGGCGGTGGTATAATATATAAGTACAATTTGAATCCTAGAATAGCACTTAGGGGTACTTATACATACATCCCTGTATCTGCTAAAGATAGTGATGCTGAGAATGCATTTAGACAAAATAACGGAAGAACTTTCTCTAATAATATACACGAATTTGCAGCTGGTATTGAATTTAATTTTTATGACTACAACATAGGTGATCACCGAACTAGTTATACTCCTTATATTTTTGCTGAAGTAGCTACTTTTAACTACAAAAGTCCAGCTAGAGCAGTTTCTAACAACATTATTGAATTAAAAAACAAATTCTCTTATTCAGCCCCAGTAGGTATAGGTATAAAAGGATTACTAGTTAATAATCTAGCTATTGCTTTTGAAATAGGTGCTAGATTTACTTTTGCCGATGATATAGATTATAGCACTCCTGACATAAGTTCTCTTAATTTTGGAGGTAATGGAAATGATTGGTATGTCTTTTCTGGTTTATCAATAGTTTATACCTTTGGCAGGCCACAATGTTATAACGGATTAACCGAATAA
- a CDS encoding isoprenyl transferase: protein MEEKLRSINLHKKPNHIAIIMDGNGRWAKGKGMQRVFGHRNALTAIRETADTASDLGIKFLTLYAFSTENWNRPKFEVDALMSLLVTTLKKELPEFIKKDVKINSIGNISSLPKNAQKVLAHVIESTKNNKKITLTFALSYGSREEIVNAIKNISKKVVNNELDVEKINEKVINNHLYTFNLPDVDLMIRTSGEQRISNYLLWQMAYAELYFTEVLWPDFRKEHLFDAIIDYQNRERRFGKTSEQIESDE, encoded by the coding sequence ATGGAAGAAAAACTACGAAGCATTAATTTACATAAGAAACCTAATCATATAGCCATTATAATGGATGGTAATGGTAGATGGGCTAAAGGTAAAGGGATGCAACGTGTTTTTGGGCATAGAAATGCCTTAACTGCAATTAGAGAAACTGCTGATACAGCTTCTGATTTAGGCATAAAATTTTTAACATTGTATGCTTTTTCTACTGAAAACTGGAATAGACCAAAATTTGAAGTAGATGCATTGATGAGCCTATTAGTAACTACTCTTAAAAAAGAATTACCTGAGTTCATAAAAAAAGATGTTAAAATCAATTCAATAGGAAACATAAGTAGTTTGCCTAAAAATGCTCAGAAGGTTTTAGCACATGTAATTGAAAGCACAAAAAACAATAAGAAAATAACATTAACATTTGCCTTAAGTTATGGATCAAGGGAAGAAATTGTTAATGCTATCAAAAACATATCTAAAAAAGTTGTTAATAACGAGCTAGATGTTGAAAAAATTAACGAAAAAGTTATAAATAATCATTTATATACATTTAATTTGCCCGACGTTGATTTAATGATACGTACAAGTGGGGAACAAAGGATTAGTAATTATTTACTGTGGCAAATGGCATACGCAGAACTTTACTTTACTGAAGTACTTTGGCCAGATTTTAGAAAAGAGCATCTATTTGATGCAATAATAGATTACCAAAATAGGGAAAGACGATTTGGAAAAACAAGTGAACAGATTGAAAGCGATGAATAA
- a CDS encoding CBS domain-containing protein, translating into MNINDFILNEIKELGLKDTVSSAQDLFKNLPITHIPVIENGKLIGCLPESDIQTIENKNGSIKEYDYLLDHFYTNERATLLDLVTLFADNDCNLIPVLNNELNYVGYYELGDILDAFADSPFLHLESETLIIQKGKSEHSMSQISQIVESNNGKLLGMYMSHEGQDNIQVTLKVSSTEINEIIQTFRRYDYTVVTQHDDDFYIEELKDRARYLRKYLDM; encoded by the coding sequence ATGAATATTAACGATTTTATATTAAACGAAATTAAAGAACTTGGCTTAAAAGACACGGTAAGTAGTGCTCAAGATTTATTTAAAAATTTACCTATAACACATATTCCAGTTATTGAAAACGGAAAACTTATAGGTTGTTTACCTGAAAGTGATATTCAAACTATTGAAAATAAAAATGGTAGTATAAAAGAATATGACTACCTACTAGATCATTTTTACACTAATGAAAGAGCTACCTTACTTGATTTAGTTACTTTATTTGCTGACAATGATTGTAATTTAATTCCTGTTTTAAACAACGAGTTAAACTATGTAGGATATTATGAGCTAGGTGATATTTTAGATGCATTTGCTGACAGCCCTTTTTTACATTTAGAAAGTGAAACTTTAATTATTCAAAAAGGGAAAAGTGAACACTCTATGAGTCAAATTTCTCAAATAGTTGAAAGTAATAATGGAAAATTATTAGGTATGTATATGTCTCATGAAGGGCAAGATAACATCCAAGTAACATTAAAAGTATCATCAACAGAAATAAATGAAATCATTCAAACTTTTAGGAGATATGATTACACTGTAGTAACACAACATGATGATGATTTTTACATTGAAGAACTTAAAGATAGAGCTAGATATTTGAGAAAATATCTAGACATGTAA
- a CDS encoding NAD kinase, whose translation MKKVAIYGQAYTISAEKEIKILLAVLKKYNIVVFFEQKFYDLLIENKSLEKKYPTFSHFNDLSDSFDLLFTIGGDGTFLRAITYVRNLDIPMMGINTGRLGFLATIQKDQIEESIELLLKKEYSIQERTLLQIETNPTTEEFSELNFALNEITIARRNTTSMIGIKTYLNNEYLTNYWADGLIISTPTGSTGYSLSCDGPVILPNSKSLVITPIAPHNLNARPMVIPDNTSIQLEVSAREKDYLISLDSRITTVDQKTTIRIKKAPFTIKSILPKNQSYIKTLRGKLLWGEDTRNEAL comes from the coding sequence GTGAAAAAAGTAGCCATATACGGACAAGCGTATACTATTTCTGCTGAAAAGGAAATAAAAATTTTGCTTGCTGTTTTAAAAAAATACAATATTGTTGTTTTTTTTGAACAAAAATTTTACGACTTGTTAATTGAAAACAAATCACTTGAAAAAAAATACCCAACCTTTTCTCACTTTAATGATTTGTCAGATTCTTTTGATCTATTGTTTACTATTGGAGGTGACGGAACTTTTTTACGAGCAATTACATATGTTCGTAATTTAGATATCCCTATGATGGGTATAAACACTGGTAGATTAGGCTTCTTAGCTACCATACAAAAAGACCAAATAGAAGAATCTATTGAGCTTTTACTAAAAAAAGAGTATTCTATTCAAGAAAGAACTCTTTTACAAATTGAGACCAATCCTACAACAGAAGAGTTTTCAGAATTAAATTTTGCTTTAAATGAAATAACAATCGCGCGTAGAAACACAACTTCTATGATTGGGATAAAAACTTACTTAAATAATGAATATTTAACAAACTATTGGGCAGATGGTTTAATTATATCAACACCAACAGGATCAACTGGCTACTCTTTAAGTTGCGACGGACCAGTAATCTTACCAAACTCTAAAAGTTTAGTTATTACACCCATTGCTCCTCACAACCTAAATGCCCGACCAATGGTAATACCCGATAACACCTCAATTCAACTAGAAGTTAGCGCAAGAGAAAAAGACTATTTAATATCTTTAGATTCTAGAATAACTACTGTAGATCAAAAAACAACAATCCGAATAAAAAAAGCTCCTTTTACTATTAAAAGTATTCTACCAAAAAATCAATCCTACATAAAAACACTTAGAGGTAAACTATTATGGGGAGAAGACACAAGAAATGAAGCTTTATAA
- a CDS encoding Crp/Fnr family transcriptional regulator has translation MLTNQEIETFLNLVTYKKLSKGDFFIKEGAICKEVAFVISGIFRSFYYSSTEEEVTYCFLSENSFITAYSSFITQTKTTESIQALTDIELYSISKNQLSKLEESSTNWLRLFKLFAEQEYINLEKRIFLLQKESAEKRYKELLNTHPDYLQSIPLSHLASYLGITQRHLSRIRRSVHN, from the coding sequence ATTCTTACAAATCAAGAAATTGAAACATTTTTAAATTTAGTTACCTACAAAAAATTAAGTAAGGGTGATTTTTTTATCAAAGAAGGTGCTATATGTAAAGAAGTGGCTTTTGTAATATCCGGTATTTTCAGGTCATTTTATTACTCTTCTACCGAAGAAGAAGTTACTTACTGTTTTTTATCAGAAAATTCATTTATTACTGCATATTCATCTTTTATCACACAAACAAAAACAACAGAAAGTATTCAAGCATTAACAGATATTGAATTATATTCAATATCAAAAAACCAACTTTCTAAACTTGAAGAATCAAGTACTAACTGGTTACGCCTTTTTAAGCTTTTTGCTGAACAGGAGTACATTAATTTAGAAAAAAGAATTTTTCTTTTGCAAAAAGAAAGTGCAGAAAAACGATACAAGGAACTACTTAACACTCATCCAGACTATCTTCAATCAATCCCATTAAGCCATCTTGCTTCTTATTTAGGAATTACACAAAGACATTTAAGTAGAATAAGAAGGTCTGTTCATAATTAG